In Juglans regia cultivar Chandler chromosome 5, Walnut 2.0, whole genome shotgun sequence, the following are encoded in one genomic region:
- the LOC108996772 gene encoding putative disease resistance protein At3g14460, with product MGGLGKSTLAQLVYNDKKVQKHFDLVAWVCVSEDFDMFKVTKTILEVVTSSTSDIQDLNRLQLQLKEKLMGKKFLLVLDDVWNRNYPECEILSNPFKSGAQGSRIIVTTRDVDVALAMRAFEIHHLKELQDEDCWKLFARHAFLHDANSYMHSHQFEELGRQIVEKCKGLPLAIKTIGALLRSKVDVSDWDEVLNSEIWSFSNEILPALRLSYRHLPSYIKRCFAYCSIFPKDHPFKKHELVLLWMAEGFLHETKYKTMEAVGNYYFGTLVSRSLFQKSNEDELCFVMHDLINDLAKFVSGEFTFRLEVDSRSHQNVNKTRHVSYARDEYENFKRFETLQEAKQLRTFLALKSASRNCFYISKKLLRDLLPMLSCLRVLNLSNYRELCELPESIGKITQLRYLDISHTALKRLPDSLCKLYNLQTLKLSNCGKLETLPRDMQKLVNLRHLDLTQTPCIMEMPIHMGKLKCLQTLTKFMVSKRCGCSIRELGKLANLRGALSILGLENVESFTDAEGACLRNKMDLKELALNWKKGSNTEISESQRDVLNGLQPHRNLKSLTINDYMGGSFPNWVGDHSFPYVTSIDLENCKYCCSLPALGQLLSLQNLSIVGFDGIVVVGEEFYGSTGSSSIKPFGALKFLKFEQMLNWEKWSSFGEENEGGAYHRLEKLYIRRCSKLTGDLPLHLPSLGILEITDCPKMLASLPRATPTCQLELTNCREDILREMPIHVTKELTIGGFDAVDMGDFFSHMSLPVGGLPSTLNNCKKLGLPINLDYSCLEVLKLFDCDSLRSIPMDLFPNVKDMAIRSCTDLESLIVAEQHQHDLVALSSLTIEGCPNFVSFPRGGLHATNLGKLKIENCKSLRSLPDKMHMLLPSLSRFWISGCTNIETFPERGLPSSLNELGIWDCDKLVESRMGWSLQNLASLRELEIIGGSKSDVVSFPEKGLLPTNLIFLMISEFPNLTSFDKNGFENLTSLKSLYISYCDNLKCISKEGLQRLTSLKRLYICNCPKLERMPEEGLQHLTSLEDLAIINCPKLEYCMLEEGLQHLTSLSVLCIENCPLLTKRRKEKEWRHKFAHIPFKIVDEELID from the coding sequence ATGGGGGGACTGGGCAAGTCCACCCTTGCTCAGCTTGTATACAATGACAAAAAGGTCCAAAAGCATTTTGACCTTGTAGCATGGGTTTGTGTTTCAGAGGATTTTGATATGTTTAAAGTAACGAAAACAATTCTGGAAGTAGTAACTTCTTCGACCAGTGATATTCAAGATCTAAATCGGCTTCAACTTCAACTAAAGGAGAAATTGATGGGAAAGAAATTCCTATTGGTCTTGGATGATGTTTGGAATAGGAATTACCCTGAATGTGAGATATTAAGTAACCCCTTTAAATCTGGGGCACAGGGAAGTAGGATCATCGTAACAACGCGCGATGTTGATGTTGCATTAGCCATGCGTGCTTTTGAAATCCATCATCTAAAGGAATTACAAGACGAGGATTGTTGGAAACTATTTGCAAGGCATGCATTTCTGCATGATGCTAACTCCTATATGCATTCCCATCAGTTTGAAGAGTTAGGTCGACAAATTGTTGAAAAATGCAAAGGTCTACCTTTAGCAATAAAGACAATTGGGGCCCTCTTGCGATCCAAAGTTGATGTTAGTGACTGGGATGAGgttttgaatagtgagatatggagtttttcaaatgaaattcttCCTGCTCTAAGATTAAGCTATAGACACCTTCCCTCATATATAAAACGGTGTTTTGCTTACTGTTCAATATTTCCAAAAGACCATCCCTTCAAGAAACATGAATTAGTTTTATTATGGATGGCAGAAGGTTTTCTCCACGAAACTAAATACAAAACAATGGAAGCAGTTGGTAATTATTACTTTGGCACTCTTGTATCAAGATCATTATTTCAGAAGTCGAATGAAGATGAACTATGTTTTGTGATGCACGATCTCATCAATGACTTGGCAAAATTTGTGTCTGGTGAATTTACATTTAGGTTGGAGGTTGATAGCCGTTCTCATCAAAATGTTAACAAGACTCGTCATGTGTCGTATGCTAGAGATgagtatgaaaattttaagaggTTCGAGACTCTTCAAGAAGCTAAGCAATTGCGTACATTTTTGGCATTAAAATCGGCGTCAAGAAATTGTTTCTACATATCTAAAAAGTTGTTGCGTGATTTATTGCCAATGTTAAGTTGTTTACGGGTGCTCAACCTATCTAATTACAGGGAGCTGTGCGAGTTGCCTGAATCAATTGGAAAAATTACACAGTTACGTTATTTGGACATTTCTCATACAGCACTTAAAAGGTTGCCTGATTCTTTATGCAAGTTGTACAATTTGCAAACACTGAAGTTATCTAATTGCGGAAAACTTGAAACATTGCCAAGAGACATGCAAAAACTCGTTAATTTACGTCATCTTGATTTGACTCAAACTCCCTGCATAATGGAGATGCCGATACATATGGGAAAACTAAAATGTCTCCAGACATTAACCAAGTTTATGGTTAGCAAACGCTGTGGGTGTAGCATTAGAGAATTGGGAAAGCTTGCAAATCTTCGAGGAGCACTTTCTATCTTGGgtcttgaaaatgttgaatctttCACCGATGCAGAAGGTGCATGCTTGAGGAATAAAATGGACCTTAAAGAGTTGGCATTAAACTGGAAAAAAGGTTCAAATACTGAGATTTCAGAAAGTCAAAGAGATGTACTCAACGGTCTGCAACCACATAGAAACCTGAAAAGTCTCACTATAAATGACTACATGGGTGGAAGTTTTCCAAATTGGGTAGGGGATCATTCCTTCCCTTACGTAACATCTATTGATTTggaaaactgtaaatattgttGCAGCTTACCAGCACTTGGGCAGCTACTCTCTTTACAAAACCTCTCTATTGTTGGCTTTGATGGAATTGTAGTAGTGGGTGAAGAGTTTTACGGAAGTACTGGTTCTTCTTCTATTAAGCCGTTTGGggcattgaaatttttaaaatttgagcaGATGTTGAATTGGGAGAAATGGTCTTCGTTTGgtgaagaaaatgaaggaggAGCTTACCATCGTCTCGAGAAGCTTTATATTCGGAGATGCTCAAAGCTAACGGGAGATTTGCCCCTTCACCTTCCTTCTTTGGGTATCCTTGAGATTACAGATTGTCCGAAGATGTTGGCTTCACTCCCAAGGGCTACGCCTACATGTCAATTGGAGCTGACAAATTGTAGAGAGGATATATTAAGGGAAATGCCAATTCATGTTACGAAGGAGCTCACAATTGGAGGATTTGATGCAGTGGATATGGGTGACTTTTTCTCGCATATGTCTCTTCCAGTGGGTGGTCTACCCTCTACATTAAACAATTGCAAGAAGTTAGGGCTCCCAATAAACTTGGACTATTCATGCCTTGAAGTTTTGAAGTTGTTCGATTGTGATTCTCTCCGGTCCATTCCAATGGATTTATTCCCAAATGTTAAGGATATGGCAATCCGAAGTTGTACAGATCTAGAATCTCTTATAGTTGCAGAACAACATCAACATGATTTAGTGGCCTTGTCGTCTCTAACTATTGAAGGGTGTCCTAATTTTGTGTCATTTCCGAGAGGAGGATTGCACGCCACCAACCTTGGAAAGTTAAAGATCGAAAATTGTAAGAGTTTGAGATCGCTACCTGACAAGATGCACATGCTCCTTCCATCTCTTTCTCGATTTTGGATAAGTGGGTGTACAAATATTGAGACGTTTCCAGAAAGGGGCTTACCTTCCAGTCTGAATGAACTTGGAATTTGGGATTGTGATAAACTCGTTGAGAGTCGGATGGGGTGGAGTTTGCAAAATCTTGCCTCTCTTAGAGAATTGGAAATTATAGGCGGATCGAAATCAGATGTGGTGTCTTTTCCAGAGAAGGGGTTGCTTCCCACAAATCTGATCTTTCTAATGATTTCTGAATTCCCAAATTTGACGTCGTTCGACAAGAATGGGTTTGAGAACCTCACCTCTCTTAAAAGTTTGTATATCTCTTACTGCGACAATCTCAAGTGCATCTCAAAAGAGGGGCTTCAACGCTTAACCTCTCTAAAACGTTTGTATATTTGTAACTGTCCAAAGCTGGAGCGCATGCCAGAAGAGGGGCTTCAACACCTCACCTCTCTTGAAGATTTGGCAATCATCAATTGTCCAAAGCTGGAGTACTGCATGTTAGAAGAGGGGCTTCAACACCTCACTTCCCTTTCTGTTCTATGCATCGAGAATTGTCCTTTATTAAcgaagagaaggaaagaaaaagaatggcGGCACAAGTTTGCTCACATCCCCTTCAAAATAGTTGACGAGGAATTGATTGACTGA